TTTCAGGAACTTCATAGTGCTCAAACAGAACCCCTCTTTTCTTACCGTTAACCTGTAAACCTTCAGCTAAGAATGAAAAGTTCGCCAATGATGCCTTGCCTTTAATGTCGGACATACAGTCCTTGACAGTCACAAGGAAAAGTCCATTTGCTCCATCCTTAATTAGTATATTCGGAAAATAGGGAAGCAGGTAGCAGGCCATCTGTAAAATACCTTTCTTTGTTAGTTGTTGCATAACGGCTGGGTTTTCACCGGATcgaagcttcttgagggCCGCGTCAATTTGCAATGAATCTAAAACGGGAAACCACTTGTTTACGTCAAATTTGTTTGCTTCCTTGAAGGCCTCAAATATGCTCTCAAGCTCTGACACTGTTGGCGTGATTGTGTAGAACCTATGATCCGGAAAAGGGCTAAGATTGCTCAATTGGCTTAGCTTTCGGGCTTTCGTATCAGAAGTTGGCTCAAATATTAGCTTGTATCCTAATTTCTCCTGGAGCACCATCAGCAGATTCAGGACTTCAACTGAGACATTTGCATCTGCAATCACTACTTTAGGGGCGAGGCTCTCTAAGCGGTCGGACACATATGATGGAGGCAGTTTTGCAATTATGTCCATGTCTGAGCATGCTACCACAAGCTCGCCCCCACTCGAGTGAACTGATAGGTATTGTGCGGTTGGATTCTTATCATCCCGGTaaatagtttttgaattcaaTTTCATCTTTTCGCAAATAGCCGACCCAGAGAGGTCATTCCCCAAACTTGATACCAAGCTTGTGGACACACTTTGATACCTATTGGATAAATGGGCTGCCAAGGCCACATTGTAGCCAACGCCTCCTATCGCTGAACCAATTTTTCCCGGGTTTGAATCAGCCATACGGATCTCATTTAAAGATGAGCAGTGTGTATCCAGGGCAATTGCGCCAACAACAGCGATATTCAGTTTTTCAGAGTTCACACGTTCATCTGCTTGGATTCCATCGTAAACTCCGGAAGGCTGGAAATATGTAAGATTCTTATCTGGGGACTGCAATTTAGAAAGCTCACAGGCTATTTGGGAGCCAGCTTTAGCGTTGTTCATAACGAAATCAATATTACTACTCACAGATAGCCCATTGGTTTTGTGAGCAATTTCGGAAAGTAGGAATGGTGTTAGCTGCTTACCTTTAATTCCCATTTTCTCTGCTTTATGAGAAGCTTTATCGATAACAGCCTCGATAAACGAGTCCTCCAGAGCCACTTCCGGCGGGGGTGGGATGCAGAGCAAAGACCCGGAGCCAAGCCCTAACTGGTGGCCACTTTCGATAATTCGAGCTGcgtctttgaaagtttcgAAACTATAAGGGGAGGTCACATTTGATTCCCTACAGTAAAACCCGGGGACCTTGACCCCAGGAGGTCCCAAAGTGGCTACCATACACCCTTTAGTTTCTAGGAACTCCATCGTCTTTTCAATATCAAGAATAGCTTTCGGCCCAGCGCAAACAACTGCCACAGGTGTTTTGCCCAGCTCCTCAAGATCTGCGCTAATATCCATTGTAACCTCGGCTCCCCTATGCACCCCGCCTAAACCACCTGTTGCAAAAATCTGGATGCCAGCCATATGTGCGAGTATCATAGTGCTAGAAATGGTGGTGCCTCCAAATAAGTTATTGGCCATGGTATAGGCAATGTCGCGTCGCGACACCTTGTTTATCGGGAGGCTTCCTGCTGAGCCAGCCAGTTGCTCAATTTCATGAAGAGATAGACCGACCTTCGGAACGCCATTCATAAATGCAATGGTAGCAGGAACTGCATGGTTATTCCTAATTATTGACTCGGCATTTTTGGCCATTTGCATGTTTTGGGGAAAGGGCAATCCATGTGTAATGATAGTTGATTCAAGAGCCACCACTGGTTTCCCAAGGGACAATGCACTTCTGACCTCGTCAGATATACAAAGTTTCCTAGCAAAGCCTCTCAGGCCCAAGGCCTTGGCAGATTTAAGCATCACTCAACAGTTTATACTATATGTTTTTCGATTATTTCACTTTCGAGCTTCTGGTCTCTCATCTCAGAGACTCGTGATTCAAGAAGTACAGAAGATAAAACTGGAATGGACCGGGACAAGAGCATCACTACGTTCATTGGTAACGTTGGCAGTTCTCTTGACTACAAGCCCACAGCAGAGGAACTTTCCGATGTTTGCGATCAACTCTTAAAGGAGCACACTCAAATGAGCTCAATTGGGATAGCTGCCGCTATAAAGAGCATCACCTTTTATTGCTTAGACAAAAGACTGAACGGTGAAATAAGGCAAGGTTGTCTGGAATGTATTAAAGCCGTCATGAATGCAGAAGTATGGGCAATTTTAGCTGAGGATCTGCGAGCAATGCTCATACAACTTAGAAATAAACAGATTTCCGCTGCAGGCCGGCTAAAAGGCTCCAATACGTTAACATTAAGGCCAACAAAAGGATTTAGCCTGCAAGAAGACA
This is a stretch of genomic DNA from Lachancea thermotolerans CBS 6340 chromosome D complete sequence. It encodes these proteins:
- a CDS encoding pseudouridine-5'-phosphate glycosidase family protein (conserved hypothetical protein); its protein translation is MLKSAKALGLRGFARKLCISDEVRSALSLGKPVVALESTIITHGLPFPQNMQMAKNAESIIRNNHAVPATIAFMNGVPKVGLSLHEIEQLAGSAGSLPINKVSRRDIAYTMANNLFGGTTISSTMILAHMAGIQIFATGGLGGVHRGAEVTMDISADLEELGKTPVAVVCAGPKAILDIEKTMEFLETKGCMVATLGPPGVKVPGFYCRESNVTSPYSFETFKDAARIIESGHQLGLGSGSLLCIPPPPEVALEDSFIEAVIDKASHKAEKMGIKGKQLTPFLLSEIAHKTNGLSVSSNIDFVMNNAKAGSQIACELSKLQSPDKNLTYFQPSGVYDGIQADERVNSEKLNIAVVGAIALDTHCSSLNEIRMADSNPGKIGSAIGGVGYNVALAAHLSNRYQSVSTSLVSSLGNDLSGSAICEKMKLNSKTIYRDDKNPTAQYLSVHSSGGELVVACSDMDIIAKLPPSYVSDRLESLAPKVVIADANVSVEVLNLLMVLQEKLGYKLIFEPTSDTKARKLSQLSNLSPFPDHRFYTITPTVSELESIFEAFKEANKFDVNKWFPVLDSLQIDAALKKLRSGENPAVMQQLTKKGILQMACYLLPYFPNILIKDGANGLFLVTVKDCMSDIKGKASLANFSFLAEGLQVNGKKRGVLFEHYEVPEKSVVKNVTGAGDTLLGVLSNEICFKGDIFDAEPLQRYECTRRAQLGAKLTVEDCGAVSENLARLP